From Thalassovita sp.:
CCCCGGTAGCCCCTGCCCGGATGCGGATCTGGGCACGGGTGCGGGATACCTGCTGGATCAGCTGGGGGATCGCTTCACAATTCTGGCCCTGAATTGCGTTGCCGCACCACTGTCAGAAGCCGGGTTGGATCTCGACGTGATCTCCATTGCCGCCCCGCCGGGCAGTGATCTGGCGGCCCGCTACCTTGGGCTGGCAGAATCGGCGGTGTATCTGATCCGCCCTGACCAACATGTGGCCGCCCGCTGGGATGGCTATAGCGAAACCGCCCTGCGCGCCGCCCTGCGCCGCGCCATCGGGAAGGAGCAGTAAGATGCCATTGAACCTCAGTGCCAATCTGGGCAATGCCGATAATTTCTACGCCGATCTTCTGGCCGCTCATGACGGCCTCAGCAAAGCGCAGAGCGATGCATTGAACGCGCGGCTGATCCTCATTCTGGCCAATCACATTGGGGACAACGACACCCTGCGCGAGGCGCTGCAAGCGGCCGCCACCTCAGGCCTTGCAGACGCGGGCTAAGGCCGCCTAGCTTAACAAATCGTCAAGCCGGTTTCCCGGCTTGACCCGCCCTGCGCAAG
This genomic window contains:
- a CDS encoding DUF2783 domain-containing protein — encoded protein: MPLNLSANLGNADNFYADLLAAHDGLSKAQSDALNARLILILANHIGDNDTLREALQAAATSGLADAG